The following proteins are encoded in a genomic region of Sorangiineae bacterium MSr12523:
- a CDS encoding sigma-70 family RNA polymerase sigma factor has protein sequence MALERLDADLWNELIARHDRSVFLALLAMGLSPDRARDLAQRTWLTLMERHREGKLTSLELPGLAIRQAQFLARDEGRQQVRQRELLRGLAGPEGYEDEPRVLARADVRTVERALRACAPAARRIFLAVYEEPTAPHAEVARRLGISLQHLRQTLCDVRRALRTALEDGHD, from the coding sequence GTGGCGCTGGAACGACTCGACGCGGATCTCTGGAACGAGCTCATCGCCCGCCACGATCGGTCCGTGTTTCTGGCGCTTCTCGCGATGGGCCTGTCGCCCGATCGCGCACGTGATCTCGCCCAGCGCACCTGGCTGACGCTCATGGAGCGGCATCGGGAGGGCAAGCTGACGAGCCTGGAGCTGCCCGGCCTCGCCATTCGACAGGCGCAGTTCCTCGCACGCGACGAGGGGCGGCAGCAGGTGCGGCAGCGGGAATTGCTGCGCGGGTTGGCCGGGCCCGAGGGCTACGAGGACGAGCCGCGCGTTTTGGCCCGCGCGGACGTGCGCACCGTCGAGCGGGCGCTCCGCGCATGCGCACCGGCCGCACGGCGCATCTTTCTCGCCGTCTACGAGGAGCCGACGGCGCCCCATGCCGAGGTGGCTCGGCGCCTGGGGATCTCACTGCAGCATTTGCGACAGACGTTGTGCGACGTACGCCGCGCGCTTCGCACGGCATTGGAGGATGGCCATGACTGA
- a CDS encoding MarC family protein, translating into MALATYALLCFGSLFSIVDPFAALPVFLALVGAQPPEAQRRTALRAAVTLLVLLLTFGLAGTLIFKFFGITLSAFKIAGGIVLFGLGLEMMRAKDSDLRSTEAERTEAETKEDVGVIPLGIPLLSGPGAIATTMVLVGKAEGPAQHAAIFMAIGAVALITFLVLRSAPVVARVLGRTGINLIGRIMGLILAALAMQFILDGIREAFPKIIG; encoded by the coding sequence GTGGCGCTCGCGACCTATGCTTTGCTCTGTTTCGGGTCGCTCTTTTCCATCGTCGACCCCTTTGCGGCGCTCCCGGTTTTTCTCGCGCTCGTGGGCGCGCAGCCGCCCGAGGCACAGCGCCGTACCGCGCTTCGTGCAGCGGTCACGCTGCTCGTTCTGCTGTTGACGTTCGGGCTCGCCGGGACGCTGATTTTCAAGTTCTTCGGCATCACGCTTTCGGCATTCAAGATTGCCGGCGGCATCGTTCTCTTCGGCCTCGGGCTCGAGATGATGCGCGCCAAGGACTCGGACTTGCGCAGCACGGAAGCGGAGCGCACCGAGGCCGAGACGAAGGAAGACGTGGGGGTCATTCCGTTGGGCATTCCGCTCTTGTCCGGGCCGGGCGCCATCGCCACGACGATGGTCCTCGTCGGCAAAGCCGAAGGCCCCGCGCAGCACGCGGCCATTTTCATGGCCATCGGGGCGGTGGCGCTCATCACCTTTCTGGTGCTTCGCTCGGCCCCCGTGGTGGCCCGCGTGTTGGGGCGCACCGGCATCAATTTGATTGGCCGCATCATGGGACTCATCCTCGCGGCACTGGCCATGCAGTTCATCCTCGACGGGATCCGGGAGGCGTTTCCGAAAATCATCGGGTAG
- a CDS encoding ATP-dependent RecD-like DNA helicase encodes MAKPVTMPLRARGAALTAYGDKRDGDEVTIEGDIDRVTFENAESGFRVIKLAREGAEPLTVVGVFPQVTAGTRVRVRGRFERDRKHGEQLRALSVTEMLPTTLVGVERYLGSGLIKGIGEGYAKKIVAQFGMDTLRVLDEEPERLAEVDGLGKKRSETVAKAWREQRAVRDVMVFLQAHGASGALAGRIYKRYGADAVRIVSTEPYRLAMDVWGIGFKTADRIAQELGVGSNSPARMQAGLLQTLNDALEAGHTCVSVDDAIGRAMQLLGFDPDDAALAEHVREALRALVRGHYAVAELADGEPLVFLTKIHAAEVRVAQRLLELTRASARELGGAAQAMTEFERTAGVELAPEQRDAVSRAAENPVLVVTGGPGVGKTTIVRAILSVLERERLEVRLCAPTGRAAKRLAESTGQRASTVHRLLEFEPKRGEFKRNRATPLECDVLVVDEASMIDLPMADAITQALSDGTRLILVGDVDQLPSVGPGAVLRDVIASGAVPCVRLTQIFRQAEQSLIVQSAHRINMGEPPVASNRPDADFFLVERDSAEAARDTIVKLLTQHIPRRFGMDPRHDVQVLTPMHRGAAGTIVLNEALQAALNPSGPQLTRGARTYRLHDKVMQLRNDYDREVYNGDVGIIIEVNAEQETLTVRYDDERKVVYEVGDLDELALAYAVSIHKSQGSEYPAVVLPFVTAHFVMLSRNLLYTAVTRGKRLVVLVHDPRALSLALAEDRRGERRTRLQARLRG; translated from the coding sequence GTGGCGAAACCCGTGACGATGCCGCTTCGAGCGCGTGGCGCGGCGCTGACCGCGTACGGCGACAAGCGCGACGGCGACGAAGTCACCATCGAGGGTGACATCGACCGGGTCACCTTCGAGAACGCCGAATCCGGCTTTCGCGTGATCAAGCTCGCGCGGGAAGGCGCCGAGCCGCTGACCGTGGTGGGCGTCTTTCCGCAGGTCACCGCGGGCACCCGCGTTCGCGTGCGCGGCCGCTTCGAACGCGATCGCAAACATGGCGAGCAGCTGCGTGCGCTTTCCGTCACCGAGATGCTCCCGACGACCTTGGTCGGCGTCGAGCGCTACCTCGGCTCCGGGCTCATCAAAGGCATCGGCGAGGGGTACGCCAAGAAGATCGTTGCCCAGTTCGGGATGGATACCCTGCGCGTGCTCGACGAGGAGCCGGAGCGCCTCGCCGAGGTCGACGGTCTTGGAAAAAAGCGCTCGGAAACCGTGGCCAAGGCCTGGCGCGAACAGCGGGCGGTGCGCGACGTCATGGTCTTTCTTCAGGCCCACGGTGCATCGGGCGCCTTGGCGGGGCGCATCTACAAGCGGTATGGCGCGGATGCCGTGCGCATCGTCTCCACCGAGCCGTACCGCCTCGCCATGGACGTGTGGGGCATCGGTTTCAAAACCGCCGATCGCATCGCCCAGGAGCTCGGTGTGGGGAGCAACTCGCCCGCACGGATGCAGGCCGGGCTCCTGCAGACGCTGAACGATGCGCTCGAGGCGGGCCACACGTGCGTGTCCGTGGACGACGCCATAGGGCGCGCGATGCAGCTCCTCGGATTCGACCCCGACGATGCCGCATTGGCCGAGCACGTGCGCGAGGCGCTTCGGGCCTTGGTGCGAGGGCACTACGCCGTGGCCGAGCTCGCGGACGGCGAGCCGCTCGTGTTCCTCACGAAGATTCACGCCGCCGAGGTGCGCGTCGCGCAGCGTCTGCTCGAGCTCACGCGGGCCAGCGCGCGCGAGCTCGGCGGGGCTGCTCAGGCCATGACCGAGTTCGAGCGCACCGCCGGCGTGGAGCTCGCGCCCGAGCAGCGCGATGCCGTATCGCGTGCGGCCGAAAACCCCGTGCTCGTGGTCACCGGAGGCCCCGGCGTGGGCAAGACGACCATCGTGCGCGCGATCCTATCGGTCCTCGAACGCGAGAGACTCGAGGTGCGGCTGTGCGCGCCCACCGGCCGCGCGGCCAAGCGCCTCGCGGAATCCACGGGCCAGCGCGCTTCGACGGTGCATCGGCTGCTCGAGTTCGAACCGAAGCGCGGCGAGTTCAAGCGAAACCGCGCCACCCCGCTCGAGTGCGACGTGCTCGTCGTCGACGAAGCGTCGATGATCGATTTGCCCATGGCCGATGCCATCACGCAGGCGCTCTCCGACGGCACGCGCTTGATCCTCGTGGGCGACGTCGATCAGCTCCCCAGCGTGGGGCCCGGCGCCGTCCTGCGCGACGTCATCGCCTCGGGCGCGGTGCCCTGCGTCCGCCTTACGCAGATCTTCCGCCAGGCCGAGCAAAGCCTCATCGTCCAGAGTGCCCACCGCATCAACATGGGCGAGCCGCCCGTGGCCTCGAACCGCCCCGACGCGGACTTTTTCCTCGTCGAGCGCGACTCGGCGGAGGCTGCGCGTGACACCATCGTCAAGCTGCTCACCCAGCACATTCCACGTCGCTTCGGCATGGACCCGCGCCACGATGTGCAGGTGCTCACGCCGATGCACCGCGGGGCGGCCGGCACCATCGTCCTGAACGAGGCCTTGCAGGCGGCGCTCAATCCGAGCGGGCCGCAACTCACGCGCGGTGCGCGCACGTACCGGTTGCATGACAAAGTCATGCAATTGCGCAATGACTACGACCGCGAAGTGTACAATGGCGACGTCGGCATCATCATCGAGGTCAACGCGGAACAAGAGACCCTCACCGTCCGTTACGACGACGAGCGCAAGGTCGTGTACGAAGTCGGCGATCTCGACGAGCTTGCGCTGGCCTATGCCGTGAGCATCCACAAATCGCAGGGGAGCGAATATCCGGCGGTGGTTTTGCCCTTCGTCACCGCGCATTTCGTCATGCTATCGCGCAATCTTCTTTACACTGCGGTCACCCGCGGCAAACGCCTCGTCGTTCTGGTGCACGATCCACGTGCTCTTTCGCTCGCGCTGGCCGAAGATCGGCGCGGGGAACGCCGAACGCGCCTCCAGGCGCGTCTTCGCGGTTGA
- a CDS encoding sigma 54-interacting transcriptional regulator: MSQSTTLTLIDRRRASLPSLVLVANMASTQEVSRPFGLAPLVVGTGNDCDLIVTDPAVSRRHCLFRITPQGILVRDLQSKNGTFVSNIRVQEAYVAPGHVLQIGGVSLRIRVTGEPSEIPLWPEASFGGALGGSTVMRALFHRLYQAAQSPELVLLRGESGTGKELLARAIHDVSPRADGPFVIFDTAAITPALFEAELFGHVRGAFTGADTDRTGILATADGGTLFLDEIGELPLDQQPKLLRALETKQYRPVGSNEWRSFDARIVAATHRDLHAAVAAGEFRQDLYFRLAVFECMVPPLRERTDDIELLVERFLASEIPARTVLDLPHGALEMLASHHWPGNVRELRNTVSRLLLFPHMGERALEFHGVEGEARRDFDALLGMPWRDARERVIDRFEASYLREKLHAHEGNVARAATDMGISRQLVHRLMVRHGVR; the protein is encoded by the coding sequence ATGAGCCAATCGACGACGCTCACCCTCATCGACCGCCGGCGGGCCAGCCTGCCGTCCCTCGTCCTGGTGGCCAACATGGCGAGCACGCAGGAAGTGTCGCGTCCGTTCGGGTTGGCCCCCTTGGTCGTGGGCACGGGGAACGATTGCGATCTCATCGTGACCGATCCTGCGGTGTCCCGGCGTCACTGTCTGTTCCGCATCACGCCGCAGGGCATACTCGTCCGCGATCTTCAAAGCAAGAATGGGACGTTCGTCAGCAACATCCGCGTCCAGGAAGCTTACGTGGCGCCGGGCCACGTTCTGCAAATCGGCGGGGTGAGCTTGCGCATCCGTGTCACGGGCGAGCCATCGGAAATTCCGCTCTGGCCGGAGGCGAGCTTCGGCGGCGCGCTCGGAGGTTCCACCGTGATGCGTGCGCTCTTTCACCGGCTGTATCAGGCCGCGCAATCGCCCGAGTTGGTGCTGTTGCGCGGTGAGTCGGGCACCGGCAAAGAGCTTTTGGCCCGGGCCATCCACGATGTGAGTCCGCGCGCGGATGGACCGTTCGTCATCTTCGACACGGCGGCCATCACGCCGGCGCTCTTCGAAGCGGAGCTCTTCGGTCACGTGCGAGGAGCCTTCACCGGCGCCGACACGGACCGCACGGGCATCCTCGCCACCGCCGACGGGGGCACGCTCTTTCTCGACGAAATTGGCGAGCTGCCGCTCGATCAGCAACCGAAGCTGCTGCGGGCCCTCGAGACGAAGCAGTACCGTCCCGTCGGTTCCAATGAATGGCGAAGCTTCGATGCCCGGATCGTTGCGGCGACCCATCGCGATCTTCACGCGGCGGTCGCCGCGGGCGAGTTTCGGCAGGATCTGTACTTTCGCCTCGCGGTGTTCGAGTGCATGGTGCCACCGCTGCGCGAACGCACGGACGACATCGAGTTGCTCGTGGAGCGATTTCTCGCGTCGGAGATCCCCGCGCGCACTGTGCTCGACTTGCCGCATGGCGCCTTGGAAATGCTGGCCAGTCACCATTGGCCGGGCAATGTGCGCGAGTTGCGAAACACGGTGTCGCGGCTCCTGCTCTTTCCGCACATGGGCGAGCGCGCATTGGAATTTCACGGCGTGGAGGGCGAAGCGAGGCGCGACTTCGATGCGCTGCTCGGGATGCCATGGCGCGATGCGCGCGAGCGCGTGATCGATCGGTTCGAGGCGAGTTACCTGCGCGAGAAGCTGCACGCGCACGAGGGCAACGTGGCCCGTGCGGCCACGGACATGGGGATTTCGCGCCAGTTGGTGCACCGCTTGATGGTGCGCCACGGCGTCCGTTGA
- a CDS encoding serine/threonine protein kinase, translating to MRRIDRYVLHEKIASGGMASVYLGQMVEENGLLRTVAIKRLHPHVVEMTGAHAMFMDEARLSARVRHPNIVATLAAAQHGHELLLVMEYVHGVSLSFLESRAREAEARMPLPIVSTILVNVLEGLQAAHDATDEGGEPLFIVHRDVSPQNVIVGEDGRSRVLDFGIAKAAVRLQTTREGRVKGKLRYMAPEQVLNDAVSSRTDVYGAAVVLWELLTGQRLFDAASEGAIVAKVLEGVVIAPSRFAREVRPELEAIVLRGLSRNPEERFPSCGEMASALRAVLPPAEQHVVAEYVREHAGHLLRDRAALIAQIEGAGPDGSLRAVASPVVNEAAGTLTVHAPRAQTPLFEPTPVARKPKRGRTVAIASAAVLGMAGLSTFALRARTVSPEPSPPAPSVASAAASAPVLVASSAHAAPPEPAPPPLAPDAEAPKAKAVRPPPSASAPPRVRPSASASAPPRPDKSENCDPMFIVGADGIRRVKPECL from the coding sequence GTGAGACGTATCGACCGGTACGTACTCCATGAAAAAATTGCCTCCGGCGGGATGGCGTCCGTGTACCTCGGCCAGATGGTCGAGGAAAATGGCCTTTTGCGCACGGTGGCCATCAAACGGCTCCACCCCCACGTGGTCGAGATGACGGGTGCGCACGCCATGTTCATGGACGAAGCGCGCCTCAGCGCACGAGTTCGGCACCCGAACATCGTGGCGACGCTGGCCGCGGCCCAGCACGGGCACGAGCTGCTGTTGGTCATGGAGTACGTGCACGGCGTCTCCCTGTCCTTCCTCGAGTCGCGCGCGCGCGAGGCCGAGGCGCGGATGCCCTTGCCGATCGTGAGCACCATTTTGGTGAACGTGCTCGAGGGCCTCCAAGCTGCGCACGATGCCACGGACGAAGGAGGCGAGCCTTTATTCATCGTGCACCGCGATGTCTCTCCGCAAAACGTGATCGTCGGCGAGGACGGGCGTTCGCGCGTGTTGGACTTCGGCATTGCGAAAGCCGCCGTGCGCCTGCAAACCACGCGCGAGGGCAGGGTAAAGGGCAAGCTGCGGTACATGGCACCGGAGCAGGTGTTGAACGACGCCGTCTCGTCTCGGACCGACGTGTACGGCGCGGCGGTCGTGCTGTGGGAGCTGCTCACCGGCCAGCGGCTTTTCGACGCGGCGAGCGAGGGCGCCATCGTGGCCAAGGTTCTCGAGGGCGTGGTGATTGCGCCGAGTCGCTTCGCGCGCGAGGTGCGGCCGGAGCTCGAGGCCATCGTGCTGCGCGGGCTCTCGCGCAATCCGGAGGAGCGCTTCCCCTCGTGCGGGGAGATGGCTTCGGCCCTTCGCGCCGTGCTGCCGCCGGCGGAGCAGCACGTCGTCGCCGAGTACGTGCGCGAGCACGCGGGGCATCTGCTCCGCGATCGCGCGGCCCTCATCGCGCAAATCGAGGGGGCCGGGCCCGATGGAAGCTTGCGGGCGGTGGCCTCGCCCGTGGTGAACGAGGCGGCGGGGACTTTGACGGTGCATGCGCCCCGGGCTCAGACACCGTTGTTCGAGCCCACACCGGTCGCGCGCAAACCGAAGCGGGGACGCACGGTCGCCATTGCATCGGCCGCGGTGCTGGGCATGGCGGGCCTTTCGACCTTCGCGCTGCGGGCCCGCACCGTCTCACCCGAGCCGAGCCCGCCCGCGCCCTCCGTTGCGTCGGCGGCCGCGTCGGCGCCGGTGCTCGTTGCATCCTCCGCGCACGCGGCACCGCCCGAGCCGGCGCCTCCTCCTCTTGCCCCCGATGCGGAGGCGCCGAAGGCGAAAGCCGTGCGGCCACCGCCTTCGGCTTCTGCACCGCCGCGGGTGCGCCCTTCGGCCTCGGCGAGCGCTCCACCGCGACCCGACAAGTCCGAGAACTGCGATCCCATGTTCATCGTCGGCGCCGACGGCATCCGGCGCGTCAAACCGGAGTGCCTCTGA
- a CDS encoding polysaccharide deacetylase family protein — protein sequence MPPFRLLLYAASLGAVLFSVRAMLIATPPLWVSACVALAYVGLILGGVFVLRWRAYVDAIIAGPPRARGVVLTFDDGPDPEWTPRVLDALERANAVATFFVIGKKAEQHPQLVREILARGHSVGLHSYAHDRLFSLRSERRVRDDLAHAMQVLADILGEAPALFRPPIGHTNPIIARVADAMDLTVIGWSVSGHDGLARADAEHVVRRIRRGLRDGAIVLLHDAAERGTHEPAGVKALPAVLAAITDAQLPVVPLRSFLAEECEECED from the coding sequence ATGCCGCCGTTTCGGCTTCTTCTTTACGCGGCCAGCTTGGGCGCGGTGCTCTTTTCCGTGCGCGCCATGCTCATCGCCACGCCACCGCTCTGGGTGTCGGCCTGCGTCGCGCTCGCGTATGTCGGTTTGATCCTCGGCGGCGTCTTCGTCTTGCGGTGGCGTGCATACGTGGACGCGATCATCGCTGGCCCGCCCCGCGCGCGCGGTGTGGTGCTCACCTTCGACGATGGGCCCGATCCGGAGTGGACGCCGCGCGTGCTCGATGCACTCGAGCGCGCGAATGCCGTGGCGACGTTCTTCGTCATCGGCAAGAAAGCCGAGCAGCACCCGCAACTCGTGCGCGAGATCCTCGCCCGCGGCCACTCCGTGGGGCTGCACTCCTACGCGCACGACCGTCTCTTTTCCCTGCGTAGCGAGCGGCGCGTCCGCGACGATCTCGCGCACGCCATGCAGGTGCTCGCCGATATCCTCGGCGAGGCCCCCGCGCTGTTTCGTCCGCCGATCGGCCACACGAACCCCATCATCGCGCGGGTGGCCGACGCCATGGACCTCACCGTCATCGGGTGGAGCGTGAGCGGGCACGACGGGCTCGCGCGCGCCGATGCCGAGCACGTGGTGCGCCGTATCCGTCGCGGGCTGCGTGACGGTGCCATCGTTCTTTTGCACGACGCCGCGGAGCGGGGCACCCACGAGCCGGCCGGCGTCAAAGCCCTGCCTGCGGTGCTGGCCGCCATCACGGACGCACAGCTTCCCGTCGTGCCGCTCCGGAGCTTCCTCGCCGAAGAGTGCGAAGAGTGCGAAGACTAG
- a CDS encoding FeoA domain-containing protein translates to MSVAPPLFLGETHVGVTVRVVALELEHDFVEWLRAVGIHEGVRVTVLRRALFGGPIHVRTGAGGEFALNRQLARSIRVEEAHP, encoded by the coding sequence ATGAGCGTCGCACCTCCCTTATTTCTCGGCGAGACCCACGTGGGCGTGACGGTGCGGGTCGTCGCGTTGGAGCTGGAACACGACTTCGTCGAGTGGCTTCGCGCCGTGGGCATCCACGAGGGCGTCCGCGTGACCGTGCTGCGCCGCGCCCTTTTTGGCGGCCCGATTCACGTGCGCACGGGCGCCGGGGGCGAGTTCGCGTTGAACCGGCAGCTCGCGCGCTCGATCCGCGTCGAGGAGGCACACCCATGA
- a CDS encoding ferrous iron transporter B: MSATPCHGEAVGSKDAAAASHGKPLVALVGRPNSGKSSLYNAVTGARAHVGNFPGITVDILEADITLPGGLAVSMADLPGFYTLESVIDPATDEGIARRVLDQAVAEERHLLVVQVIDATQLALGLRLTRELSARPFRLLVVVSQSDVLDAQGRSLDVHALSEAIGLPVLAVSARDPATSAKVREAAAKELERDWDGAWRGKPSWEPDAVASKVISDVESASSAARRRREFTSRADHWLLHPVLGPILFLSIMALVFAAVFLVADPTTNLLDAAMGALGARASKLLGEGLLASFVADGLLGGAGTVLAFMPQIVILTVAMELLEATGYLARGAFLVDRLLRLLGLSGRSFVPLLMGHACAVPAISATRIVRDPRERLTTILVLPLMTCSARIPTYALVLTTFFPAGSAFFKACIFVGLYFAGIFSGLIASFVLRRTATSGRTLPLVLEMPAYRAPQPRVLLRQTVRASGRFLKEVGTTILAASAVLWVLLTVPAPFGPRGAIADDPSVPARTMTLEHSVGAMVGRTLEPITSPVGFDWRINAGLIGSFGARELMVSTMGIIYGIEDVSDDPAPLSERMRVAKKPDGAPAYTVRTGLALLAFFLFACQCMSTVAAIRRETKSIRWPLFVIGYTYVIAYVAAFAVYQISGIFFAGS, translated from the coding sequence ATGAGTGCGACGCCCTGTCACGGCGAGGCCGTGGGATCCAAGGACGCGGCGGCCGCTTCGCATGGCAAGCCATTGGTCGCCCTCGTGGGCCGGCCAAATTCGGGCAAGTCGTCGCTCTACAATGCGGTGACCGGTGCGCGCGCCCACGTCGGCAATTTTCCTGGGATCACCGTCGACATCTTGGAGGCCGACATCACGCTTCCTGGCGGCCTCGCCGTATCCATGGCCGATCTGCCCGGGTTTTACACGCTCGAATCGGTGATCGATCCGGCCACGGACGAGGGCATTGCACGCCGCGTTCTCGATCAGGCCGTGGCCGAGGAGCGGCATCTGCTCGTGGTCCAGGTGATCGACGCCACGCAGCTCGCGTTGGGCTTGCGCCTGACGCGCGAGCTCTCCGCGCGTCCCTTCCGCCTTCTCGTCGTGGTTTCGCAGAGCGACGTGCTCGATGCGCAAGGCCGCTCCTTGGACGTGCACGCGCTTTCCGAGGCCATTGGGCTGCCGGTGCTCGCGGTCAGCGCGCGCGATCCCGCGACGTCGGCCAAGGTGCGTGAGGCGGCGGCCAAGGAGCTCGAGCGCGATTGGGATGGCGCATGGCGTGGGAAGCCTTCGTGGGAACCCGATGCGGTCGCCTCCAAAGTGATCTCCGACGTGGAATCCGCGAGCTCCGCGGCGCGACGACGGCGCGAGTTCACCTCCCGCGCCGATCATTGGCTTTTGCACCCCGTGCTGGGGCCCATCCTTTTTCTATCGATCATGGCGCTGGTGTTCGCCGCGGTCTTCCTCGTGGCCGATCCGACGACGAACCTGCTCGACGCGGCCATGGGCGCGCTCGGGGCGCGCGCGTCGAAGCTCCTGGGCGAAGGTCTTCTCGCGTCGTTCGTGGCGGATGGCCTTTTGGGCGGTGCGGGAACCGTGCTCGCGTTCATGCCGCAGATCGTGATCCTCACCGTGGCGATGGAGCTGCTCGAGGCGACGGGCTACCTCGCGCGGGGCGCATTCCTCGTCGATCGGCTGCTGCGCCTTCTCGGGTTGAGCGGTCGCTCGTTCGTCCCGCTGCTCATGGGCCACGCGTGCGCCGTTCCCGCGATTTCGGCAACGCGCATCGTGCGCGATCCGCGCGAGCGTCTCACCACGATCCTGGTGCTGCCGCTCATGACGTGCTCGGCGCGCATTCCGACGTACGCGCTGGTGCTCACCACGTTTTTCCCGGCGGGCAGCGCCTTCTTCAAGGCCTGCATCTTCGTGGGCCTGTACTTCGCGGGTATCTTCTCCGGCTTGATCGCGTCCTTCGTGCTGCGCCGCACGGCCACCAGCGGCCGCACGTTGCCGCTGGTGCTGGAGATGCCCGCCTACCGCGCGCCGCAACCGCGCGTGCTCCTTCGTCAAACGGTGCGCGCGTCGGGTCGCTTCCTCAAGGAGGTGGGCACTACCATTCTGGCCGCCTCCGCGGTGCTCTGGGTTTTGCTCACCGTGCCCGCTCCGTTCGGCCCGCGTGGGGCGATCGCGGACGATCCGTCGGTGCCTGCCCGCACGATGACCCTCGAGCATAGCGTCGGCGCGATGGTGGGCCGCACCCTCGAGCCCATCACGTCGCCGGTGGGTTTCGATTGGCGCATCAACGCGGGCCTCATCGGCTCGTTCGGCGCGCGCGAGCTGATGGTCAGCACCATGGGCATCATCTACGGCATCGAGGACGTGAGCGACGATCCGGCGCCGCTCTCCGAGCGCATGCGCGTTGCCAAAAAGCCCGACGGCGCCCCCGCGTACACCGTCCGCACCGGCCTCGCGCTGCTCGCCTTCTTCCTCTTCGCGTGCCAGTGCATGAGCACCGTCGCGGCCATCCGCCGCGAAACGAAGAGCATCCGCTGGCCCCTTTTCGTCATCGGCTACACGTACGTCATCGCCTACGTCGCCGCGTTCGCCGTCTACCAGATCAGCGGTATCTTCTTCGCGGGCAGCTGA